A section of the Ovis canadensis isolate MfBH-ARS-UI-01 breed Bighorn chromosome 1, ARS-UI_OviCan_v2, whole genome shotgun sequence genome encodes:
- the RAB13 gene encoding ras-related protein Rab-13, translating to MARETGQHWLGRESQRAGGWAVRGGQLKRMGGHGVGPGGVPPLLFPRAWAEREENFLAGAPGPAPFANPPVPPTSALRFPTPLPAPPVSAMAKAYDHLFKLLLIGDSGVGKTCLIIRFAEDNFNNTYISTIGIDFKIRTVDIEGKKIKLQVWDTAGQERFKTITTAYYRGAMGIILVYDITDEKSFENIQNWMKSIKENASAGVERLLLGNKCDMEAKRKVQKEQADKLAREHGIRFFETSAKSSMNVDEAFSSLARDILLKSGGRRLKNNNKPPSTDLKTCDKKNTNKCSLA from the exons ATGGCTAGGGAGACAGGCCAGCATTGGCTGGGAAGGGAAAGCCAGAGAGCTGGAGGCTGGGCTGTCCGAGGAGGCCAGCTGAAAAGGATGGGCGGGCACGGGGTGGGGCCCGGAGGAGTGCCGCCTCTCCTCTTTCCCAGAGCCTGGGCGGAGAGGGAGGAAAACTTCCTGGCTGGGGCTCCGGGGCCCGCTCCCTTTGCCAACCCTCCAGTCCCGCCTACCAGTGCCCTTCgcttccccacccctctcccgGCACCCCCAGTGTCCGCCATGGCCAAAGCCTACGACCACCTCTTCAAGTTGCTGCTGATCGGGGACTCAGGGGTGGGCAAGACTTGTCTGATCATTCGCTTTGCAGAGGACAACTTCAACAACACTTATATCTCCACCATCG GAATTGATTTCAAGATCCGCACGGTGGATATAGAGGGGAAAAAGATCAAACTGCAAGTCTG GGACACAGCTGGCCAAGAGCGATTCAAGACAATAACTACTGCCTATTATCGTGGAGCAATG GGCATTATCCTAGTATATGACATCACAGATGAGAAATCCTTCGAGAATATTCAGAACTGGATGAAGAGCATCAAAGAG AACGCCTCGGCTGGGGTAGAGCGCCTCTTACTGGGGAACAAGTGTGACATGGAGGCCAAGAGGAAGGtgcagaaggagcaggctgatAAG TTGGCTCGGGAGCATGGAATCCGATTTTTCGAGACAAGTGCTAAATCCAGTATGAATGTAGATGAG GCTTTCAGTTCCCTGGCACGGGACATCTTACTCAAGTCAGGAGGCCGGAGATTG aaaaacaacaataagccCCCCAGCACTGACCTGAAAACTTGTGACAAGAAGAATACCAACAAGTGCTCCTTGGCCTGA
- the RPS27 gene encoding small ribosomal subunit protein eS27, with protein sequence MPLAKDLLHPSPEEEKRKHKKKRLVQSPNSYFMDVKCPGCYKITTVFSHAQTVVLCVGCSTVLCQPTGGKARLTEGCSFRRKQH encoded by the exons ATGCCT CTCGCAAAGGATCTTCTTCATCCCTCTccagaagaggagaagaggaaacacAAGAAGAAGCGCCTGGTGCAGAGCCCCAATTCCTATTTCATGGATGTAAAATGCCCAG gaTGCTATAAAATCACCACCGTCTTCAGCCATGCACAAACAGTAGTTTTGTGTGTTGGCTGCTCtactgtcctctgccagcctacaggaGGAAAAGCAAGGCTTACAGAAG gatgCTCTTTCAGACGGAAGCAGCACTAA